The following proteins are encoded in a genomic region of Fusarium oxysporum f. sp. lycopersici 4287 chromosome 1, whole genome shotgun sequence:
- a CDS encoding primary-amine oxidase, whose amino-acid sequence MSSPPHPFDPLSPQEIQAAIAIVKKAHENVKFNVVSLEEPRKAEMTAWLKDQHNARRPSRVADVVVIGPTGTVYQGSVGLETPKITEWKQVDGAQPIITPEELAAVEHGCRKDSKVIEQCVISGIAKEDIHKVYCDPWTIGYDERFGSGRRLQQALMYYRPEVDNCQYQYPLDFCPIWDPINETVVAIDIPKIRRPLIKSPPLDYHHLAIQHQGGYRNNLKPINITQPEGVSFKVTGRELEWQNWKFHVGFNYREGLVFNNITFNDKGNVRPIFYRMSIAEMVVPYGNPEHPHQRKHAFDLGEYGAGYLTNSLALGCDCKGAIHYLDAYFSTQSGSIRKVKNAICIHEEDDGILFKHTDFRDDSTIVTRARRLIVQQVFTAANYEYAIAWVFHQDGTIQPDIKLTGILNTYVMYPGEDTKGWGTEVHRGINAHNHQHLFCLRVNPNLDGPSNSVQMIDAVASDAPVGSPENFYGNAFYAKRTKLETTAQAMTDYNGSTSRSWDIINENKLNPHSGKPVSYKIVSREVPGLLPKEGSLVWKRAAFARHAVHVTRYHDDQLWVAGDHVPQTSGEPSKGIAEWVGDGTESITNTDIVLWHTFGITHFPSPEDYPIMPREPVTLLLRPRHFFSCNPVLDVPPSYSVTPSQVEVKGKGALDETDRISKLALGGSRL is encoded by the exons ATGTCCTCCCCCCCTCACCCTTTCGACCCCCTCTCTCCACAAGAGATTCAGGCTGCTATTGCCATCGTCAAGAAAGCACATGAAAATGTCAAGTTCAACGTAGTCTCGTTGGAAGAGCCCCGTAAAGCCGAGATGACGGCTTGGCTCAAGGACCAACATAATGCTCGTCGGCCCAGTCGTGTTGCCGATGTGGTTGTCATTGGACCTACTGGCACGGTCTATCAGGGTTCTGTGGGCCTTGAGACACCAAAGATCACTGAGTGGAAGCAAGTTGATGGAGCTCAGCCAATT ATTACTCCGGAAGAGTTGGCAGCTGTGGAACATGGCTGCCGTAAAGACTCCAAGGTCATCGAACAGTGTGTCATAAGCGGCAttgccaaagaagacatTCACAAAGTCTATTGCGATCCATGGACGATTGGTTACGACGAACGTTTTGGTAGTGGTAGACGTCTCCAGCAAGCCCTTATGTATTATCGACCTGAAGTGGACAACTGCCAATACCAGTACCCGCTCGACTTTTGTCCCATTTGGGACCCGATCAACGAAACGGTCGTTGCTATCGACATCCCCAAGATCCGCCGGCCCTTAATCAAGTCTCCCCCACTGGACTATCATCATCTCGCTATTCAGCACCAGGGAGGCTACAGGAATAACCTCAAGCCTATCAACATCACTCAGCCCGAAGGTGTATCCTTCAAGGTAACGGGGCGCGAGCTTGAGTGGCAGAACTGGAAGTTTCACGTTGGCTTCAACTATCGAGAGGGTCTTGTTTTTAATAACATTACCTTCAACGATAAAGGGAATGTTCGACCAATCTTCTACAGAATGTCTATTGCGGAAATGGTGGTGCCTTA TGGAAACCCTGAACACCCTCATCAGCGAAAGCATGCCTTTGACCTTGGCGAGTATGGTGCCGGTTATTTGACAAACAGCCTGGCCTTGGGCTGTGATTGCAAGGGAGCAATTCACTACCTTGATGCCTACTTTTCGACACAATCTGGAAGCATTCGAAAAGTCAAGAATGCAATTTGTATCCATGAGGAAGACGACGGTATCTTGTTCAAGCACACAGATTTCCGGGATGACTCGACCATTGTCACTCGCGCAAGGAGGTTGATCGTGCAGCAAGTTTTCACGGCTGCAAACTACGAGTATGCGATCGCG TGGGTCTTTCAT CAAGACGGCACCATCCAGCCTGACATCAAGCTGACTGGAATCCTTAACACCTATGTTATGTATCCGGGTGAGGATACCAAAGGATGGGGTACAGAGGTACACAGAG GCATCAACGCCCacaatcatcaacatcttttCTGCTTGCGTGTCAACCCCAATCTCGACGGGCCAAGCAATTCGGTACAGATGATCGATGCCGTCGCATCCGACGCTCCCGTCGGTAGTCCCGAGAACTTTTACGGCAACGCTTTCTACGCCAAGCGTACCAAGCTCGAAACAACTGCCCAGGCCATGACGGACTACAATGGATCTACCTCTAGATCCTGggacatcatcaacgagaACAAACTCAACCCTCACAGTGGCAAACCGGTGTCGTATAAGATTGTCAGCAGAGAGGTGCCAGGGTTGCTGCCCAAGGAGGGATCCCTTGTGTGGAAACGGGCTGCGTTCGCGAGGCATGCAGTTCATGTTACCAGAT ACCATGATGACCAACTCTGGGTCGCTGGCGATCACGTCCCTCAGACTTCTGGCGAGCCCTCGAAGGGAATCGCTGAGTGGGTTGGTGATGGTACTGAATCTATTACCAACACCGATATTGTCCTGTGGCATACCTTTGGCATCACTCACTTCCCATCTCCTGAGGATTACCCTATCATGCCTAGGGAGCCAGTCACGCTTCTTCTGCGGCCCCGCCATTTCTTTTCCTGTAACCCTGTTCTGGATGTACCACCATCATACTCTGTCACACCTAGTCAGGTGGAAGTCAAGGGTAAAGGGGCGTTGGATGAGACTGACCGTATCAGCAAGCTAGCTCTGGGAGGCTCCAGACTTTGA